A region of the Dyadobacter sp. CECT 9275 genome:
CTGTGAAGATATGAAACATCACTTTTTTCAAGCTTATTAATCCCACCTGAATAATCATCCATGCTTATATCCATCATTGTTGCAGTTTCTGAAAACGGGGTCATCGGGAAGGATAACCAGCTGATCTGGCGTTTACCAGAAGATCTGAAAAGGTTTAAAAACCTGACTATGGGCCATCCTATGATTATGGGCCGCAAAACCTTTGAATCCATAGGAAAAGCATTGCCCGGCAGAACATCCATTGTGATTACCAGGCAAAAAGACTTTCAGCCTGACGGTGTGATTGTTGTCCACTCTTTACATGAGGCCATTACTGAGGCTAAAAAGTTAAATACGGATGAAGCATTTATCATTGGCGGAGGCGAGATATACCAGCAGGCGCTGGCAGTAACGGACCATATATACCTTACCCAAGTGGATGTTGTGATTGAAGGAGATACCCATTTTGAAATCTCCGACCCCGAAAACTGGGACGAAATCAACCAAATCGGTTACAATGCTGATGAAAAACATGCTTTTTCGTTCAAATTCATTGATTTACGAAGAAAACCTGTCAATTAATTGTATTTTTGACACCCTTTAAAAAATCAGTGAATGCTACCCATACAGGTACAGACGTTAACAGAAACTCTTGTTTTAGAACTAACCACTCCTTATACAGACAAGAGACCGGTTTATATTACAGGAAACTTTTGCAAGTGGTATCCCGACCTGGAAGAGTACCGTATGACCGAAACAGAGCCCGGACATTACACATTTGAATTTCCTGCGGATGCCGAACTTCCGGTACCACTTGAGTACAAATATACACGCGGAGGCTGGGACCAGGTAGAACTGGACCGATATGGACAGCAGCATCCCAACCGTGTACTCCAGGAACCCCACGGATTAATAAAAGACCAGGTAATCCGATGGCAAAAGGACAGCACCCGCAAGTCGGACCTGATGCCGATCATTGAAGTACTTTCAGAAACCTTTGAAATCCCTCAGCTCAACAAAAAACGCAGGGTTCACGTACTGCTTCCGCATGATTATTATGAAGAGCCAGATCGCCGCTACCCTGTGCTGTACATGACAGACGCTCAGAATCTTTTTGGAGAAGGGTCGCCCTATGGTAACTGGGAACTTGACAAAGCTCTGACCGAGCTGGCAAAGCAGGATGCTGCGGATGTGATCATTGTAGCCATTGACCATGCCGGTGATGACCGCGTCCAGGAATTTTCCCCTTATGACAGCCCCAATCTGGGCAAAGGCCTGGGGGCGTCGTTTCTGAAATTTGTAACCGATACTTTAAAATCCTTTGTAGACGAACAATACCGCACCCTGCCCGACAGGCTCAATACCGGCATGGGCGGAAGTTCAGTGGGCGGGCTGCTCTCGATATACGCGGCTTTGATGTATCCGAATATTTTCGGCAGACTGATGATATTTTCTCCTTCGCTGTGGATATCCAGGCGTATCTATTTTGATGCCATTCATTTCTTCGAGCCGTTTGAAACCCGTATTTATATTTATGGAGGCGGAAAAGAAGGAGATGAGATGATCCCTAACATTCATAAACTTCAGGAAACACTGCAAAACCAGGGATTCGGATACAAACGCGTGAAGATAAAAACTGCGATTGACCCTAAAGGACAGCACAGCGAAAAGCGCTGGGGGAAGGAATTCCCGGTTGCGCTGAAATGGCTGTTTTTTGAGAAAGAATAAGTACTCTGGTACCTAAGAAACCGGGATTTGGGCAGGTTGACCAAGTCCCGGTTTTAGTTTAAGCTCACGGTTTTACAGGATGTACTGGCTCAAATCCCGGTTTTTCACCAGATGTGCCAGTTTTTCCCTTACCAACTCCGCGGTAACGACAATATGCGCATTGGCCCCGATGACATCCGGTACGTCAAACATAAAGTCATTGAGCAGCAGGCTCATCACCGTTTGCAGCCTGCGGGCACCTATATTCTCCACTTCGCTGTTCACTTCAAACGCGATTTTAGCCATCTCTCTGATTGCATCGTCCTGAAATTGCAGTTCTACCCCTTCAGAATCCAGCATGGCCTCATACTGTTTGGTCAAAGCATTTTTGGGAGCTTTCAGTATCTGATAGAAATCATTTTCGGTAAGGCTGTTTAATTCCACACGGATGGGGAAACGCCCCTGAAGCTCAGGTATGAGATCCGACGGCTTGGCAACATGGAAAGCCCCTGCTGCAATAAAAAGAATATGATCTGTATTGATCACTCCGTGTTTGGTATTGACAGCGCTGCCTTCTACAATCGGCAGTAAATCCCGTTGCACGCCTTCACGGCTCACGTCTGGTCCGCTCCCGCCAGACCGGCTTGAGGCTACCTTGTCTATTTCATCAATAAAAATGATCCCGAGATTTTCCGCCTTTCTGATCGCCTCAATTTTCACCTCATCCATATCAATGAGTTTAGATGCTTCCTCGTCCAACAGGATTTTCTTGGCTTCGCCCACAGTCACCTTTCGCTTTTTCCCTCTGCGAGGGACCATGTTCCCAATCATTTCCTGAATATTCATCATGGAAACATCGTCGATAGAGCCGCCTATCATACCCACATTGGGTACCTGACTAGCCTGAATTTCAATTTCAATTTTGCGGTTATCCAGCTCTCCG
Encoded here:
- a CDS encoding dihydrofolate reductase translates to MLISIIVAVSENGVIGKDNQLIWRLPEDLKRFKNLTMGHPMIMGRKTFESIGKALPGRTSIVITRQKDFQPDGVIVVHSLHEAITEAKKLNTDEAFIIGGGEIYQQALAVTDHIYLTQVDVVIEGDTHFEISDPENWDEINQIGYNADEKHAFSFKFIDLRRKPVN
- a CDS encoding alpha/beta hydrolase-fold protein, translated to MLPIQVQTLTETLVLELTTPYTDKRPVYITGNFCKWYPDLEEYRMTETEPGHYTFEFPADAELPVPLEYKYTRGGWDQVELDRYGQQHPNRVLQEPHGLIKDQVIRWQKDSTRKSDLMPIIEVLSETFEIPQLNKKRRVHVLLPHDYYEEPDRRYPVLYMTDAQNLFGEGSPYGNWELDKALTELAKQDAADVIIVAIDHAGDDRVQEFSPYDSPNLGKGLGASFLKFVTDTLKSFVDEQYRTLPDRLNTGMGGSSVGGLLSIYAALMYPNIFGRLMIFSPSLWISRRIYFDAIHFFEPFETRIYIYGGGKEGDEMIPNIHKLQETLQNQGFGYKRVKIKTAIDPKGQHSEKRWGKEFPVALKWLFFEKE
- the hslU gene encoding ATP-dependent protease ATPase subunit HslU, with product MTEHLNRLTPRQIVFELDQYIIGQHEAKRNVAIAHRNRWRRMNSPEEIQKEIIPNNILMIGATGVGKTEIARRLAKIADAPFIKVEASKFTEVGYVGRDVESMVRDLVEQAVGMVRTQKKEGVKMKAEQAVEDIILDALIPPVHGSPAVKPKFDNGVEYDNAMPEDDTELNQRTRERFREKIRNGELDNRKIEIEIQASQVPNVGMIGGSIDDVSMMNIQEMIGNMVPRRGKKRKVTVGEAKKILLDEEASKLIDMDEVKIEAIRKAENLGIIFIDEIDKVASSRSGGSGPDVSREGVQRDLLPIVEGSAVNTKHGVINTDHILFIAAGAFHVAKPSDLIPELQGRFPIRVELNSLTENDFYQILKAPKNALTKQYEAMLDSEGVELQFQDDAIREMAKIAFEVNSEVENIGARRLQTVMSLLLNDFMFDVPDVIGANAHIVVTAELVREKLAHLVKNRDLSQYIL